A window from Malania oleifera isolate guangnan ecotype guangnan chromosome 7, ASM2987363v1, whole genome shotgun sequence encodes these proteins:
- the LOC131159951 gene encoding inactive TPR repeat-containing thioredoxin TTL3-like, with translation MAEMAGDPSEKRSGCGILGAVFGRRGFWLRRTTSSASLPPMNNNNSNKNNVPKVPSSPNSKRWRGNSNETAFANSQNQSDAPPKPVDRPITKAAPPCSVKPVPVYQQNQGRRSTRDQETAMVTSSVQRASQNQGYGQMRKVPKEAIGISGELESMIADHQKAKGSSNLVRASSSNVMLLGNLGNLRQPGTGNSASNDIMDFFPRTAREEPSMPNGKYANSVMGNIVKQAAQSNDYVSKEQPASLCRALSTRMDPETLKIMGNEDYKNGRFAEALALYDAAISIDPNKASYRSNKSAALTALGRLLEAVFECREAIRIDPYYHRAHQRLGTLYLRLGEAEKAIYHYKHAGPEADPDGIGKAQKLQAHLNRCTDAKKQRDWNSLIRESSHALTAGADSAPQIFALQAEALLRLRRHEDADAALTKGPNFDVDECTKFFGPIGNTTLLLVRAQVDMAAGRFDDALAAAQRAARLDSNNKEVNGVVRRARAVAAARSNGNELFKASRFSEACVAYGEGLDHDPYNSVLLCNRAACRSKLGQFEKAAEDCTAALNVRPSYSKARLRRADCNAKLERWEASVQDYEVLVRESPGDEDVGRALSEAQKQLKKQRGGDWKEQDAGNYGGGEELAVVSSADQFRHFVTLPGMSVVLFCNKPGDRATLQFLEQLRKRNPSINFLKVEVEELPQLAKSEGVSSTPAFKMYKNGSRVKEIPGNSHELLESSIKYYSAT, from the exons ATGGCAGAAATGGCGGGTGACCCATCGGAGAAGCGGTCGGGTTGTGGAATATTAGGTGCAGTTTTCGGACGCCGGGGGTTTTGGCTGAGAAGAACAACCTCGTCTGCTTCCCTCCCCCCCAtgaacaacaacaacagcaacaaaaaCAATGTTCCCAAAGTCCCAAGCAGCCCCAATTCGAAGCGGTGGCGAGGCAATTCCAATGAGACTGCCTTTGCAAATTCGCAAAACCAGTCGGATGCTCCTCCCAAACCTGTTGATAGACCCATCACCAAAGCAGCTCCCCCTTGCAGTGTAAAGCCTGTGCCTGTGTATCAACAGAATCAGGGGAGGAGAAGTACCCGTGATCAGGAAACAGCAATGGTAACCTCAAGCGTACAGAGAGCTTCACAAAACCAAGGCTATGGGCAGATGAGGAAGGTGCCAAAAGAAGCAATTGGGATCTCTGGGGAGCTCGAAAGCATGATCGCTGATCACCAGAAGGCGAAGGGAAGTAGTAACCTTGTCCGTGCTTCTTCGAGCAATGTCATGCTATTAGGCAATTTGGGTAACTTGAGGCAGCCCGGAACTGGGAATTCGGCTTCAAACGATATAATGGATTTTTTCCCAAGGACCGCGAGAGAGGAGCCATCAATGCCTAATGGGAAATATGCAAATAGTGTGATGGGGAATATAGTGAAGCAGGCAGCACAATCCAATGATTATGTGAGCAAAGAGCAGCCAGCTTCCCTGTGCAGAGCTCTATCGACGAGAATGGACCCAGAGACCTTGAAGATTATGGGCAATGAAGATTACAAGAATGGAAGATTTGCAGAGGCTTTGGCTTTGTATGATGCTGCAATCTCTATAGACCCGAATAAGGCTTCTTATCGGAGCAACAAAAGTGCAGCCTTAACTGCACTGGGTAGGCTTCTTGAGGCGGTTTTCGAGTGCAGAGAAGCCATTCGGATTGACCCTTATTATCACAGAGCTCATCAACGTTTGGGAACATTATATCTGAG ATTAGGAGAAGCGGAGAAGGCAATATATCACTACAAGCATGCAGGGCCAGAGGCAGATCCCGACGGCATTGGCAAAGCTCAAAAGCTGCAGGCTCATCTCAACAGGTGCACGGACGCGAAGAAGCAACGGGATTGGAACTCCCTCATTAGAGAGTCCAGCCATGCTCTAACAGCCGGTGCCGATTCTGCTCCGCAG ATATTCGCATTGCAAGCGGAGGCCTTGTTGAGGCTGCGCAGGCACGAAGATGCAGATGCAGCATTGACCAAGGGTCCTAACTTTGACGTCGACGAGTGTACTAAATTCTTCGGCCCAATTGGGAACACAACTCTATTACTGGTTCGGGCTCAGGTCGACATGGCTGCTGGCAG ATTCGACGATGCTCTGGCAGCGGCGCAGCGGGCGGCTCGACTGGACTCGAACAACAAGGAGGTGAACGGGGTGGTTCGGAGGGCTCGGGCGGTAGCCGCCGCCCGGTCCAACGGGAATGAGCTCTTCAAGGCGTCGAGGTTCTCGGAGGCGTGCGTCGCATACGGAGAAGGGCTGGACCACGACCCCTACAACTCCGTCTTGCTCTGTAACCGCGCCGCTTGTCGGTCCAAACTCGGCCAGTTTGAGAAGGCGGCGGAGGACTGTACCGCTGCGCTTAACGTCCGACCGTCCTACAGCAAGGCCAGACTTAGAAGAGCTGATTGCAATGCTAAG TTGGAAAGATGGGAAGCTTCGGTCCAAGATTATGAGGTGTTGGTAAGGGAAAGCCCAGGAGACGAAGACGTGGGCCGGGCGTTGTCGGAGGCCCAGAAGCAGCTCAAGAAGCAGCGAGGGGGAGACTGGAAAGAGCAAGACGCCGGCAATTATGGCGGCGGGGAGGAGCTGGCCGTCGTCTCCAGCGCCGACCAGTTCCGCCACTTCGTCACGTTGCCCG GAATGTCGGTGGTGCTTTTCTGCAACAAGCCAGGCGACAGGGCAACGTTGCAGTTCTTGGAGCAGCTTCGCAAGCGAAACCCTTCAATTAACTTCCTCAAG GTGGAAGTGGAAGAGCTGCCGCAGTTGGCGAAATCGGAGGGAGTGAGCTCAACGCCGGCGTTCAAGATGTACAAGAATGGGTCCAGGGTGAAGGAGATCCCGGGGAACAGCCACGAATTGTTAGAGAGCTCGATCAAATACTACAGTGCCACGTGA